From a single Planctellipticum variicoloris genomic region:
- the eat gene encoding ethanolamine permease: protein MSAATAAPPQLKRTLGPLSLWGLGVGYVISGEYFGWNLGLPLGGSLGMLIAFVIVTTMYITFVLSYVELACAIPRAGGGFVYGVRGLGRCGGYFTGVAQVVEFIFAPPAIAMAIGAYAATWRPGTDPRMVALVAFVAFTALNLWGVQQAAAFELIVTLFAVGEILLFTGAAAPHVSLERFAANGLPNGVWGIIGALPFAIWFYLAIEGVANAAEEARNPQRDVAIGFGSALATLVVLASCVLVCAVGVGGWEQIVWSPGDLVQTTAGLVPREGAPMSDSPLPLALGQVFSSNHTLYHLLIGVGALGLISSLNGIILIASRALFEMGRAGFLPRRIGKVHPRTHAPANALLLNLAIGAASILFLDTGRLITLAAMGAVTLYVLSMEALVRLRTREPDLPRPFRTPWYPIFPRTAQAIAAVCLAAMLWQNLSFAEPLLSVTLWYAFAALVAAAYYGIVVHWQPDVAANEAAVELVETA from the coding sequence ATGTCCGCCGCTACGGCCGCTCCGCCCCAGCTCAAACGCACGCTCGGACCGCTCAGCCTCTGGGGGCTGGGTGTCGGTTATGTGATCTCCGGGGAGTACTTCGGCTGGAATCTGGGTCTCCCGCTGGGGGGCTCGCTCGGCATGCTCATCGCCTTCGTCATCGTGACGACGATGTACATCACCTTCGTCCTGAGCTACGTGGAACTCGCCTGCGCCATTCCCAGAGCCGGCGGCGGCTTCGTCTACGGCGTCCGCGGCCTCGGACGCTGCGGCGGATATTTCACCGGCGTCGCACAGGTCGTCGAGTTCATTTTCGCCCCGCCGGCGATTGCCATGGCCATCGGCGCGTATGCCGCCACCTGGCGTCCCGGCACCGATCCGCGGATGGTGGCCTTGGTCGCGTTTGTGGCCTTCACGGCCCTCAACCTCTGGGGCGTCCAGCAGGCGGCGGCCTTCGAACTGATCGTGACACTGTTTGCGGTCGGCGAAATTCTGCTCTTCACCGGCGCTGCCGCCCCGCATGTCAGCCTGGAGCGATTCGCCGCGAACGGTCTGCCGAACGGCGTCTGGGGCATCATCGGCGCGTTGCCGTTTGCGATCTGGTTCTATCTGGCCATCGAAGGGGTCGCGAACGCCGCCGAGGAAGCTCGCAATCCCCAGCGCGATGTTGCCATCGGCTTCGGCTCGGCCCTCGCGACGTTGGTGGTTCTGGCAAGTTGCGTTCTGGTCTGCGCCGTGGGCGTCGGCGGCTGGGAACAGATCGTCTGGTCACCGGGCGATCTCGTTCAGACCACCGCCGGTCTGGTCCCGCGCGAGGGGGCGCCGATGTCCGACAGCCCCTTGCCGTTGGCGCTGGGCCAGGTTTTTTCGTCGAATCACACGCTCTACCATTTGCTGATCGGCGTCGGGGCGCTGGGGTTGATCTCCAGCCTCAACGGGATCATCCTGATCGCCAGCCGGGCGCTGTTCGAAATGGGCCGGGCCGGGTTTCTGCCCCGCCGGATCGGCAAAGTCCACCCCCGCACGCACGCTCCCGCCAACGCCCTGCTGCTCAATCTTGCCATTGGAGCCGCGTCGATCCTGTTTCTCGACACCGGCCGACTGATCACGCTGGCCGCAATGGGGGCCGTCACGCTCTACGTCCTTTCGATGGAAGCGCTGGTTCGACTGCGAACCCGCGAACCCGATCTCCCCCGCCCGTTCCGCACGCCCTGGTATCCCATCTTCCCGCGGACCGCGCAAGCCATCGCCGCGGTCTGCCTCGCCGCCATGCTCTGGCAGAATCTTTCCTTCGCCGAGCCGCTGCTGTCCGTCACCCTCTGGTATGCCTTCGCAGCCCTCGTCGCGGCGGCGTATTATGGCATCGTCGTCCACTGGCAACCGGACGTCGCCGCAAACGAAGCCGCCGTCGAACTTGTCGAGACCGCCTGA
- a CDS encoding DUF1559 domain-containing protein produces the protein MRVSTRRTGFTLIELLVVIAIIAILIALLLPAVQQAREAARRTQCKNNLKQLGLALHNYHDTFNRFPPGTISRSGSRFGGPEWPYFLHFLLPNMDQTAVYNELSNDWGRPAPWINAAAWPATLRGALGALQCPSDGLGGAVKLSGGSVPLPSSNYLGFFSGVNDGQTNLDALPTRTVFGVNRGAGFRDIMDGSSNTMLVAEYLTGTSDDWRGWFYTNRAGAQYLHATNPPNSKAPDNLLAYPAACTTTTNLPLMNLPCVPDGNTDNNFATSRSRHVGGSHVLLGDGAIRFVSENISLTTWQNLAWMADGNVLGEF, from the coding sequence ATGAGAGTCTCAACTCGTCGGACTGGATTCACACTGATTGAATTGCTGGTGGTGATCGCCATCATCGCAATCCTGATCGCCCTCCTCCTCCCCGCCGTCCAGCAGGCGCGCGAAGCCGCCCGCCGGACGCAGTGCAAGAACAATCTGAAGCAGCTCGGACTGGCGCTCCACAACTACCACGACACCTTCAATCGCTTCCCGCCCGGGACCATCAGCCGGTCGGGAAGTCGATTTGGCGGCCCGGAATGGCCGTACTTCCTGCATTTCCTGCTCCCGAACATGGACCAGACGGCTGTTTACAACGAGTTGTCCAACGACTGGGGACGCCCCGCCCCCTGGATTAACGCTGCGGCCTGGCCGGCCACGCTTCGGGGGGCCCTGGGAGCGCTGCAGTGCCCCAGCGACGGACTGGGGGGCGCCGTCAAGTTGTCGGGCGGAAGCGTGCCGCTGCCGTCGAGCAACTACCTGGGGTTCTTTTCCGGAGTCAACGACGGACAGACCAACCTTGATGCCCTGCCCACCCGAACCGTCTTTGGCGTGAACCGGGGAGCCGGATTCCGCGACATTATGGACGGATCGAGCAACACGATGCTGGTCGCGGAGTACCTCACCGGGACGTCCGACGACTGGCGCGGCTGGTTCTACACGAACCGCGCCGGCGCACAATATCTGCACGCCACCAATCCGCCGAACAGCAAGGCCCCGGACAATCTGCTGGCCTATCCCGCCGCCTGCACCACCACCACCAATCTGCCGCTGATGAATCTGCCCTGCGTTCCCGACGGCAATACCGACAACAACTTCGCCACCTCCCGCAGCCGGCATGTCGGCGGCTCGCACGTCCTGCTGGGCGACGGGGCAATTCGCTTCGTGAGCGAAAACATCTCGCTGACGACGTGGCAGAACCTGGCGTGGATGGCCGATGGCAATGTTCTCGGGGAGTTCTAG
- a CDS encoding anthranilate synthase component II, producing MIFMLDNYDSFTYNLVQRFGEIDSRLEVRVERNNQITVDEIAALQPQAIVVSPGPCTPHEAGISMELIRRLGPTIPTLGVCLGHQSLAEVYGAKVVRAERLMHGKVSEIHHTNQGVFAGLPNPFIATRYHSLVVPEETVPPDLQVTAWVDYPGHPREVMGLQHRDFPVHGVQFHPESFLTAENGIQLLRNFLGIAGVLP from the coding sequence ATGATCTTCATGCTCGATAACTACGACTCGTTCACCTACAACCTCGTGCAGCGGTTCGGGGAGATCGATTCCCGGCTGGAGGTGCGGGTCGAGCGGAACAACCAGATCACGGTCGACGAGATCGCCGCGCTCCAGCCGCAGGCGATCGTCGTTTCGCCGGGGCCGTGTACGCCGCACGAGGCGGGAATTTCGATGGAACTGATCCGCAGGCTGGGGCCCACGATCCCGACATTGGGGGTCTGCCTGGGGCACCAGTCGCTGGCGGAGGTGTACGGGGCGAAAGTCGTGCGGGCCGAGCGGCTGATGCACGGCAAGGTCTCCGAGATCCACCACACGAATCAGGGGGTGTTTGCGGGGCTCCCGAATCCGTTCATCGCGACGCGATACCACAGCCTGGTGGTGCCGGAAGAGACGGTGCCGCCCGATCTGCAGGTCACCGCCTGGGTGGACTATCCGGGGCATCCGAGGGAAGTGATGGGGCTGCAGCACCGGGATTTTCCGGTCCACGGCGTGCAGTTTCACCCCGAGAGTTTTCTGACGGCTGAGAATGGGATTCAGTTGCTGCGGAATTTTCTGGGGATTGCGGGGGTGTTGCCGTAG
- the eutC gene encoding ethanolamine ammonia-lyase subunit EutC, whose amino-acid sequence MPETPFDAWQSLRRLTAARIALGRTGGSLPTRELLAFGQAHAQARDAVHAPFDDHRLAGALRPLGFEVLRLATDAVDRAEFLRRPDLGRRLDAASREALRQVVRPADGFDLAVTLSDGLSAPAVIAQAPALLQELLPRLASEGWRIAPLVIVRHGRVAVSDEVGEILGARISLVLLGERPGLGTADSLGAYFAHNPRPGRTDAERNCVSNIRPAGLPIPQAADTLHYLLSASRTRRLSGVQLKDDRGLALLNNETAARIGGGSS is encoded by the coding sequence ATGCCCGAGACGCCCTTTGACGCCTGGCAGTCTCTGCGGCGGCTCACCGCCGCCCGGATCGCCCTCGGCCGGACGGGCGGGAGTCTCCCGACGCGCGAACTCCTGGCGTTCGGGCAGGCACATGCCCAGGCTCGCGACGCCGTCCATGCTCCGTTTGACGACCACCGGCTCGCCGGTGCTCTGCGGCCTCTGGGCTTCGAGGTGCTTCGCCTGGCGACCGACGCCGTCGATCGGGCCGAATTTCTCCGTCGTCCGGACCTGGGCCGTCGGCTCGATGCGGCCAGCCGGGAGGCTCTACGGCAGGTCGTGCGACCCGCTGACGGTTTCGATCTGGCGGTGACACTCTCCGATGGCCTGTCCGCCCCTGCTGTCATCGCTCAAGCCCCGGCACTGCTGCAGGAACTCCTGCCGCGTCTCGCTTCGGAGGGCTGGCGGATTGCCCCGCTGGTCATTGTCCGTCACGGCCGGGTGGCGGTGTCCGATGAAGTTGGAGAAATTCTCGGCGCGCGGATCTCGCTGGTGCTCCTCGGCGAACGCCCGGGATTGGGAACCGCCGACAGTCTCGGAGCCTACTTCGCCCACAATCCGCGACCGGGCCGAACCGACGCCGAGCGCAACTGCGTCTCAAACATCCGTCCCGCCGGCCTGCCGATTCCTCAGGCGGCAGACACGCTGCACTATCTCCTGTCCGCCTCGCGGACCAGGCGTCTGAGCGGCGTGCAACTCAAGGACGATCGCGGGCTGGCGCTGTTGAACAACGAAACCGCCGCCAGGATTGGCGGCGGTTCGAGCTGA
- a CDS encoding GDP-mannose 4,6-dehydratase, translating into MPRALITGITGQDGSYLAELLLSLGYEVHGLVRRVALEDARHRLSRLEGIRDRITLHSGSLESFASLYRAVQIIQPDEVYHLAAQSFVSYSFEDSFSTFRSNIDGTHFVLESVRQAAPHCKVYFAGSSEMFGNAPETPQNEQTRFCPRSPYGISKLTGYELSRNYREAYGMFVCSGILFNHESPRRGYEFVTRKITSHVARIKQGQIRDLPLGNLEARRDWGFAGDFVRAMHMMLQQPTPQDYVVATGQSHTVQEFCELAFSHVGLNWENHVIVDPNFYRPAEVFELTGDSTKARRELGWQPDVDFAGLVRMMVDADMEDGLRASGFGLRRE; encoded by the coding sequence ATGCCGCGCGCGTTGATTACCGGAATCACCGGACAGGATGGATCGTACCTCGCCGAACTGCTGCTGTCGCTCGGGTACGAAGTGCATGGACTCGTCCGCCGGGTGGCGCTCGAAGACGCCCGGCATCGATTGAGCCGGCTGGAGGGAATCCGGGACCGGATCACTTTGCACTCGGGGAGTCTGGAGAGCTTTGCCAGCCTGTACCGGGCGGTGCAGATTATCCAGCCGGACGAGGTGTATCACCTGGCGGCTCAAAGCTTTGTGTCCTATTCGTTCGAAGACTCGTTCTCGACGTTCCGCTCAAATATCGACGGGACGCACTTCGTCCTGGAGTCGGTCCGGCAGGCGGCGCCGCACTGCAAAGTCTACTTCGCCGGTTCGAGCGAGATGTTCGGCAACGCGCCGGAGACGCCCCAGAACGAACAGACCCGGTTCTGCCCCCGTTCGCCGTACGGCATCAGCAAGCTGACCGGCTACGAGCTGTCGCGGAATTACCGCGAGGCGTACGGGATGTTCGTCTGCTCGGGGATTCTGTTCAATCACGAGTCCCCCCGGCGGGGCTACGAGTTCGTGACGCGCAAAATCACGTCGCACGTGGCGCGGATCAAGCAGGGGCAGATCCGCGATCTGCCCCTGGGGAATCTGGAGGCCCGGCGAGACTGGGGATTCGCGGGGGATTTCGTCCGGGCGATGCACATGATGTTGCAGCAGCCGACGCCGCAGGATTATGTGGTCGCCACCGGTCAGTCGCACACCGTGCAGGAATTCTGCGAACTTGCGTTCTCCCATGTGGGTCTGAACTGGGAAAACCACGTCATCGTCGATCCGAACTTCTATCGCCCGGCCGAGGTCTTCGAACTGACGGGGGACTCGACGAAGGCCCGACGGGAACTGGGCTGGCAGCCGGACGTCGACTTCGCCGGGCTGGTGCGAATGATGGTGGATGCGGACATGGAGGACGGGCTTCGGGCTTCGGGTTTCGGGCTTCGCAGAGAATAG
- a CDS encoding ethanolamine ammonia-lyase subunit EutB, producing the protein MARYRCTLGSRTWVFDDLRQVLAKASPRRSGDELAGLAAACDEERVAARMVLADIRLDELLAEPVIPYEDDEVTRWICDSHDAEAFAPVRSLTVGEFRDWLLRYETTPDVLGRLAPGLTPEMVAAVSKLMRNQDLVLVASKCRVVTRFRNTLGLPGRLAVRLQPNHPTDDPRGIAASILDGLCYGCGDAVIGINPATDNVGNTILLWKLVDEWITGHNIPTQSCILSHVTTTMQAIQHGAPVDLVFQSIAGTEAANRSFGIDLALLDEARAMALELKRGTVGENVMYFETGQGSCLSAGAHHGVDQQTLEARAYAVARRYQPLLVNTVVGFIGPEYLYDGKQIIRAGLEDHFCGKLLGVPMGCDICYTNHAEADQDDMDTLLSLLGLAGCNYIMGVPGADDIMLNYQSTSFHDSHYLRQVLGLRPAPEFEAWLRQAGILDVDGRLCPLEPRHRLLQSAGA; encoded by the coding sequence ATGGCCCGCTACCGTTGCACGCTGGGATCGCGCACGTGGGTCTTCGACGACCTGCGGCAGGTCCTCGCCAAAGCCAGCCCGCGTCGCTCGGGGGACGAGCTCGCCGGCCTCGCCGCGGCCTGCGACGAAGAACGGGTCGCCGCGCGGATGGTCCTCGCGGACATTCGTTTAGACGAACTCCTGGCCGAGCCGGTGATCCCCTACGAAGACGACGAAGTCACCCGCTGGATCTGCGATTCGCACGACGCCGAGGCCTTCGCCCCCGTCCGCAGCCTGACCGTCGGCGAATTCCGCGACTGGCTGCTGCGCTATGAAACCACGCCCGACGTACTTGGCCGCCTCGCTCCGGGCCTCACGCCTGAAATGGTCGCCGCCGTCAGCAAGCTGATGCGCAACCAGGACCTCGTCCTCGTCGCCAGCAAGTGCCGGGTCGTCACTCGCTTCCGCAATACGCTGGGGCTGCCCGGCCGACTCGCCGTCCGGTTGCAGCCCAACCATCCCACGGACGACCCGCGCGGCATCGCGGCCTCGATCCTCGACGGACTCTGCTACGGCTGCGGCGACGCCGTGATCGGCATTAATCCCGCGACCGACAACGTCGGCAACACGATCCTCCTCTGGAAACTCGTCGACGAGTGGATCACCGGCCACAACATCCCCACACAGTCCTGCATTCTCTCGCACGTCACCACCACCATGCAGGCCATCCAGCACGGCGCGCCCGTCGACCTCGTCTTTCAGTCGATCGCCGGGACCGAGGCCGCTAACCGCAGCTTCGGCATCGATCTGGCTCTGCTCGATGAAGCACGCGCGATGGCGCTCGAACTGAAGCGAGGCACGGTCGGCGAAAACGTGATGTACTTCGAAACCGGCCAGGGCTCGTGCTTGTCGGCCGGCGCCCATCACGGCGTCGACCAGCAGACCCTCGAAGCCCGCGCCTACGCCGTCGCCCGCCGCTACCAGCCGCTGCTGGTCAACACCGTCGTCGGATTCATCGGTCCCGAGTACCTCTACGACGGCAAGCAGATCATCCGGGCCGGGCTCGAAGATCACTTCTGCGGCAAGCTGCTCGGCGTCCCAATGGGCTGCGACATCTGCTACACGAACCACGCCGAGGCCGACCAGGACGACATGGACACGCTCCTGTCACTGCTGGGCCTGGCCGGCTGCAATTACATCATGGGCGTCCCCGGCGCGGACGACATCATGCTCAATTACCAGTCGACTTCGTTCCACGACAGTCATTATCTGCGGCAGGTCCTGGGACTCCGCCCGGCTCCTGAGTTCGAGGCCTGGCTGCGACAGGCGGGTATTCTCGACGTGGATGGGCGGCTGTGTCCTCTCGAACCCCGGCATCGCCTCCTGCAGTCGGCAGGAGCCTGA
- a CDS encoding DUF1802 family protein: MLTDNRWAFKEWAAICAALDAGAQSLILRKGGIHEGRAGFRVDHGEFWLFPTQFHQEPVQLSPNGAPWLEIARRQTPPAGQLRLANYACVEQVLELTAVDQLPRLAGLHHWSDETVDQRFHYKHPGLFALVVRVYRLPEPLLIPDSPHFGGCRSWVDLPQELPTTGLTPVLSDSDHGAAVQHINMALADVRLA, from the coding sequence ATGCTTACTGACAACCGCTGGGCCTTCAAGGAATGGGCCGCGATCTGCGCCGCCCTCGACGCCGGGGCGCAGAGCCTGATCCTCCGCAAAGGAGGCATCCACGAAGGACGGGCCGGCTTCCGCGTCGACCACGGCGAATTCTGGCTCTTCCCGACGCAGTTCCATCAGGAACCCGTCCAGCTTTCGCCGAACGGCGCCCCCTGGCTCGAGATCGCCCGGCGGCAGACCCCTCCCGCGGGTCAGCTCCGGCTGGCAAACTACGCCTGCGTCGAGCAGGTGCTGGAATTGACCGCTGTTGATCAACTACCGCGACTCGCCGGCTTGCATCACTGGTCCGACGAGACCGTCGACCAGCGATTCCACTACAAACATCCCGGCCTGTTCGCGCTGGTCGTCCGTGTCTACCGCCTGCCCGAACCGCTGTTAATTCCCGACTCCCCCCACTTCGGCGGCTGCCGGAGCTGGGTCGATCTGCCGCAGGAACTGCCGACGACCGGGCTGACACCGGTCCTCAGCGATTCCGACCACGGCGCCGCGGTCCAGCACATCAACATGGCCCTCGCCGATGTCCGGTTGGCCTGA
- a CDS encoding metal-dependent hydrolase family protein, with translation MPLQKGPVVVWNSSLLFALMISASSAEAATIIHAGRLIDGRSPEPRREVSITIEAGRITGVTAGYVEPGEGDRLIRLTEGTVLPGLMDMHTHLQAQHSKDSYTERFFMEQADYALRSTVYARTTLMAGFTTVRDLGDNGVNSIALRKAIERGWIPGPRIFTSGKSLATTGGHADPTNALRGDYRRDAGPLEGVINGPDDARKAVRQRYKDGADLIKLTATGGVLSLAASGQNPQFTEEELRAVVQTAKDYGMTVAVHAHGAEGIRRAILAGVDSIEHGTFMTDELIALMKEHGTYWVPTNMAGEWVAMKAEEPGYFPDLVRPKAAAIGPLMRDTFKRGQAAGVKIAFGTDSGVSPHGENAHEFELMVEGGMPPMQAIQSATLEAARLLKAEDRLGTIEPQKLADIIAVNGDPLAEIGTLRNVVFVMKEGVVYKQP, from the coding sequence ATGCCACTTCAGAAAGGGCCGGTTGTGGTCTGGAACTCGTCACTGCTGTTTGCGCTGATGATCTCGGCGTCATCTGCCGAAGCCGCCACGATCATTCATGCCGGCCGACTGATCGACGGTCGCAGTCCGGAGCCGCGACGCGAGGTCTCGATTACGATCGAAGCCGGCCGCATCACCGGCGTCACTGCGGGTTACGTGGAACCCGGTGAGGGGGACCGCCTGATCCGACTGACCGAGGGAACCGTCCTCCCCGGTCTGATGGACATGCATACACACCTGCAGGCTCAGCACTCAAAGGATTCCTACACCGAACGCTTCTTTATGGAGCAGGCTGACTACGCCCTCCGTTCCACCGTCTATGCCCGAACGACGCTGATGGCTGGTTTCACCACAGTCCGCGACCTGGGAGATAACGGCGTCAACTCGATCGCGCTCCGCAAGGCGATTGAAAGGGGCTGGATTCCCGGGCCGCGGATCTTCACTTCGGGAAAATCGCTGGCGACCACCGGCGGACATGCCGATCCGACGAATGCCCTGCGGGGCGACTATCGTCGGGATGCCGGGCCGCTCGAGGGGGTCATTAACGGTCCAGACGACGCCCGCAAGGCTGTCCGCCAGCGCTACAAAGACGGGGCCGATCTGATCAAGTTGACGGCCACCGGCGGTGTGCTGAGTCTGGCCGCCAGCGGTCAGAATCCCCAGTTCACGGAAGAGGAACTGCGAGCTGTCGTGCAGACCGCGAAGGACTACGGCATGACAGTCGCAGTTCATGCTCACGGCGCCGAGGGTATTCGCCGGGCGATTCTCGCTGGCGTCGATTCGATTGAGCACGGCACCTTCATGACCGACGAATTGATCGCCCTGATGAAGGAACACGGCACCTACTGGGTTCCGACCAACATGGCGGGAGAATGGGTTGCCATGAAGGCGGAAGAGCCCGGCTACTTTCCGGATCTCGTTCGTCCGAAAGCAGCCGCGATCGGACCTCTCATGCGGGACACGTTCAAGCGGGGGCAGGCGGCGGGTGTGAAGATCGCGTTCGGGACCGATTCCGGCGTTTCTCCGCATGGCGAGAACGCACACGAATTTGAGCTGATGGTCGAGGGGGGGATGCCGCCGATGCAGGCGATTCAGTCGGCCACCCTCGAAGCCGCCCGCCTGTTGAAAGCCGAAGATCGACTGGGAACCATCGAACCACAGAAGCTCGCCGATATCATCGCGGTCAACGGCGATCCTCTGGCCGAAATTGGCACGCTGCGAAATGTGGTCTTTGTGATGAAAGAGGGCGTCGTTTACAAACAGCCCTGA
- a CDS encoding M20 family metallopeptidase, with product MDPLPLLKDLVAIPSVNPMGRDVTGPEYLETRVTAYLVDVLTKADVAWERVETAPGRANVLARLDAESADAPTLLLDAHQDTVPTDGMVIPPFDPVERDGKLFGRGTCDVKGGMAAMLAAFLRLCKDRPSGRPHVVLSLTCDEEATSLGINHLVDAWLGRKPAYKLCPQKPTAAIVAEPTLLDIVVAHRGAYRWKLRTEGVACHSSRPMDGVNAIYRMGKLLGVLEEFAAWLPGSRPAHPLCGPATFSVGLIAGGSSVNVVPDGCAIDIDRRVLPGEDRTGLIEEVTNFLKARTDIPFSNDPPFVNSPPLSDDLNGALAEALMKSIVPVVGPKAKIGVPYGTHASRVALAQVPAVVFGPGDIAQAHTKDEWIEIEQLRQGAEVYYQFCADGAERLR from the coding sequence ATGGATCCGCTGCCGCTCCTCAAGGATCTGGTCGCCATTCCCAGCGTCAACCCGATGGGACGGGACGTGACAGGGCCCGAGTACCTGGAAACTCGGGTGACGGCGTACCTGGTCGACGTCCTCACCAAAGCGGATGTGGCCTGGGAGCGGGTCGAAACGGCTCCCGGCCGGGCGAACGTCCTGGCCCGCCTCGACGCCGAATCGGCCGATGCTCCGACGCTGCTGCTGGATGCCCACCAGGATACGGTCCCCACTGACGGGATGGTGATTCCGCCGTTCGATCCGGTCGAGCGGGACGGCAAGCTGTTCGGACGCGGGACCTGCGACGTCAAAGGGGGGATGGCCGCCATGCTGGCGGCGTTCCTCCGGCTGTGCAAAGACCGTCCTTCGGGCCGGCCGCATGTCGTCCTGTCGCTGACCTGCGACGAAGAGGCCACCAGCCTGGGGATCAACCACCTCGTCGACGCCTGGCTCGGCCGGAAGCCGGCGTACAAGCTCTGTCCGCAGAAGCCGACCGCCGCGATCGTCGCGGAACCGACGCTGCTCGACATTGTCGTCGCCCATCGCGGAGCCTACCGCTGGAAGCTGCGGACGGAAGGGGTGGCGTGCCACAGTTCCCGGCCGATGGACGGCGTAAACGCCATCTACCGGATGGGGAAGCTCCTGGGGGTGCTCGAAGAGTTCGCGGCGTGGCTGCCGGGCTCCCGACCGGCCCATCCCTTGTGCGGACCGGCGACATTTTCCGTCGGCCTGATCGCCGGAGGAAGCAGCGTCAATGTGGTGCCGGACGGGTGCGCCATCGACATCGACCGTCGCGTGCTGCCGGGCGAAGACCGGACGGGGCTGATCGAGGAGGTGACGAACTTCCTGAAGGCACGGACGGACATCCCTTTTTCGAACGATCCGCCGTTCGTGAACAGCCCGCCGCTGTCGGATGATCTGAACGGCGCTCTGGCCGAGGCCCTGATGAAATCAATCGTTCCGGTGGTTGGCCCCAAGGCCAAGATCGGCGTGCCGTACGGGACGCACGCGTCCCGCGTGGCGCTGGCGCAGGTTCCGGCCGTTGTCTTTGGGCCGGGAGATATCGCCCAGGCGCATACGAAGGACGAGTGGATCGAGATCGAGCAGCTCCGGCAGGGGGCCGAGGTGTACTACCAGTTCTGCGCCGACGGGGCGGAGCGGCTGCGGTAA